A genomic window from Glycine soja cultivar W05 chromosome 10, ASM419377v2, whole genome shotgun sequence includes:
- the LOC114372633 gene encoding repressor of RNA polymerase III transcription MAF1 homolog, with protein MKFLECSALDRLNDFLGNLNLGERTIKGCLEAYSCKHAGSDKKLSISLETEILDYLGKSSDTDSSSPDQTLLTRNSRKTLVYLVLTLYHMYPDYDFSAVKAHQFFAEESWDSFKQIFDTYMNEASKEWAETVGSASLLDTLFKALDEVVKLVDSEIYGYVPDFEANPLLESGAIWSFNFLFYNRKLKRIVSFRFSCFSNLIAEGLLIDDIHNEYDEEIFADMDI; from the exons ATGAAGTTTCTGGAGTGTTCTGCTTTAGATCG GCTTAACGATTTCTTGGGTAATTTGAATCTGGGAGAACGTACTATCAAAGGATGCCTTGAAGCCTATAGTT gCAAACATGCTGGATCGGATAAAAAACTCTCTATCAGTTTGGAGACAGAG ATTCTTGATTATCTTGGGAAATCATCCGACACTGATTCCTCCTCACCAGATCAAACCTTATTAACCAGAAACAG CCGAAAGACATTGGTTTACCTGGTTCTTACCCTGTATCACATGTATCCCGATTATGACTTCAG TGCAGTTAAAGCTCACCAGTTTTTCGCAGAGGAATCATGGGACAGCTTTAAGCAGATTTTTGATACCTACATGAATGAAGCTTCAAAG GAATGGGCTGAAACTGTTGGGAGTGCTTCTTTGCTGGACACCTTGTTCAAGGCCCTTGATGAG GTGGTGAAGTTAGTGGATTCTGAAATTTACGGTTATGTCCCTGATTTCGAGGCAAATCCATTACTAGAGAGTGGAGCAAT ATGGTcctttaatttcttgttttataATAGAAAGCTTAAGCGGATTGTATCTTTTCGATTCAGTTGTTTTAG TAACTTAATTGCTGAAGGACTGCTTATTGATGATATACACAATGAGTATGATGAAGAGATATTTGCTGACATGGATATATGA